One region of Fusobacterium perfoetens genomic DNA includes:
- a CDS encoding ROK family protein yields the protein MSYFAGIDIGGTNVEIGILNEAGDILGKKSIKTNSKNGAEDTFQRIWNTTKELAEELKISEDEIEAIGLGIPGPVVNNSVVKIAANFSWNNDFPAKDLMEKISGKLVKVGNDVKLIALGESLFGAGRGYKNSITVPIGTGIAAGIIVNGMILEGADGAAGEFGHVVVNKNGYKCGCGLTGCLETYCSATGIVREGKKRLEENQDNELYRKINGNIDSLEAKDIFDLAKSGDKFSMEIVDFFCEYMAEGIGMLLNIINPEIIIFSGGVAKARGILLEGVKKYLPKYALGMTMENLKFAFGELDEEAGIKGAAALVINKK from the coding sequence ATGTCTTACTTTGCAGGAATTGATATTGGGGGAACAAATGTTGAAATAGGTATTTTAAATGAAGCAGGAGATATACTTGGTAAAAAAAGTATTAAGACAAACTCAAAAAATGGAGCAGAAGATACATTCCAAAGAATATGGAATACAACAAAAGAATTAGCAGAAGAACTTAAAATTTCAGAAGATGAAATAGAAGCAATAGGATTGGGAATACCTGGTCCTGTAGTAAATAATTCTGTAGTAAAAATAGCTGCAAATTTTTCATGGAATAACGATTTTCCAGCAAAAGATTTAATGGAAAAAATTTCAGGAAAATTAGTTAAGGTTGGTAATGATGTTAAACTTATAGCTCTTGGAGAAAGTCTTTTTGGAGCAGGAAGAGGATATAAAAACAGTATAACAGTTCCAATCGGGACAGGAATAGCAGCAGGAATTATTGTGAATGGTATGATTCTTGAGGGAGCAGATGGTGCAGCAGGAGAATTTGGTCATGTAGTTGTAAATAAAAATGGATATAAATGTGGATGTGGTCTTACAGGATGTCTTGAAACTTATTGTTCAGCAACAGGAATAGTAAGAGAAGGAAAAAAAAGATTAGAAGAAAATCAGGATAATGAACTTTATAGAAAAATAAATGGAAATATTGATTCTTTAGAAGCAAAAGATATATTTGATCTTGCTAAATCAGGTGATAAATTTTCTATGGAGATAGTTGATTTCTTCTGTGAATATATGGCAGAAGGAATTGGAATGCTTCTTAATATAATTAATCCTGAAATTATTATATTCTCAGGTGGAGTTGCAAAAGCAAGAGGAATACTTCTTGAGGGAGTAAAAAAATATTTACCTAAATATGCATTAGGAATGACAATGGAAAATTTAAAATTTGCTTTCGGAGAATTAGATGAAGAAGCAGGAATAAAAGGAGCAGCAGCTCTTGTAATAAATAAAAAATAA
- a CDS encoding GntR family transcriptional regulator — protein MLLGNSKSPLYYQLAEIIINEIKEKNLKENDRILTEREYCEKYNLSRATVRQAIAYLEKKGYIYKIQGCGTFVSSRMMKQKLLKFYSFTEEMKKQGKVPESKIISFREKEANEKIAKELNIDTGEKIFELVRLRLADGEEVMYEKTYMPCKKMPNLSKKDLLKNPLYDILENRYKLVFSKALERFSVLSADKKTSEILNISEGSPLIKLQRWTYTGIEIVEYTVSSVRGDRFEFEVELEEN, from the coding sequence ATGCTTTTAGGAAATTCTAAAAGTCCACTTTATTACCAATTAGCTGAAATAATAATTAATGAGATTAAAGAAAAAAATCTTAAAGAAAATGACAGAATATTAACAGAAAGAGAATACTGTGAAAAGTATAATTTGAGCAGAGCAACAGTAAGACAAGCAATTGCTTATCTTGAGAAAAAGGGATATATATATAAAATTCAAGGTTGTGGAACATTTGTTTCCTCAAGAATGATGAAACAGAAACTTCTTAAGTTTTATAGTTTTACAGAAGAAATGAAAAAACAGGGAAAAGTTCCTGAGTCAAAAATCATTTCATTTAGAGAAAAAGAGGCCAATGAAAAAATAGCTAAGGAACTTAACATAGATACAGGAGAAAAGATTTTTGAACTTGTAAGATTAAGGCTGGCTGATGGAGAAGAGGTTATGTATGAAAAGACATATATGCCTTGTAAAAAAATGCCAAATCTTTCAAAAAAAGATTTGCTAAAAAATCCATTATATGATATCCTTGAAAATAGATATAAACTTGTTTTCAGCAAGGCACTTGAAAGGTTTTCTGTGCTGAGTGCAGATAAAAAAACCTCAGAAATATTAAATATTTCTGAAGGAAGTCCATTGATTAAATTACAGAGATGGACATATACTGGAATAGAGATAGTAGAATATACAGTAAGTTCTGTTCGTGGAGACAGATTTGAATTTGAAGTAGAATTAGAAGAAAATTAA
- a CDS encoding sulfatase-like hydrolase/transferase has translation MNNNSIVYILLDQVRLDMLGTYGHKIVKTPNMDALAADGVKFTNAFTPASVCGPARTSLFTGQMPSNHELMRNSEKGGEGDPKLDNPNIISGMGDYANYLIGKWHVGKTVLPRDFGFRGHNFDGYGYPGSRVYKNLVFDQGPKQEPRYAEWLKENGFEIPEVSNSYFGENPHLRVQELCGLLSGTREATLPFFVVSEAKKAVIEAKKENKPFFIWMNFWGPHTPCVIPEPYYSMYKPEDVNLDESFYNPMNGKPLHYKDIAKMWGVWEAPEERWKEIICKFWGYITLIDDAIGEFVKFLKEEGLYESLFMAVTADHGDAMGAHRLIEKGEFMFDTTYRIPMIVKDPKSSRKGEEDDSFVYLHDLTSTCYDVAGKEIPEFFDGESMLPILRKNKRNDRKGILGQLAGHFVSFEQRMWRRDDYKIVFNATDVGELYDVKNDKGEINNLFYNPEYADIKKEMLEELYNEMVKIKDPLANWLYRIINEI, from the coding sequence ATGAATAATAATAGTATAGTCTATATATTATTAGATCAAGTAAGATTGGATATGCTTGGAACTTATGGGCATAAAATTGTAAAAACACCTAATATGGATGCTTTAGCTGCAGATGGAGTAAAATTTACAAATGCATTTACTCCAGCTTCTGTATGTGGACCTGCAAGAACATCACTTTTTACAGGACAAATGCCAAGTAATCACGAACTTATGAGAAACAGTGAAAAAGGTGGAGAAGGAGATCCTAAATTGGATAATCCAAATATAATTTCAGGAATGGGTGATTATGCAAATTACTTGATAGGAAAATGGCATGTAGGAAAAACAGTTCTTCCTAGAGATTTTGGATTCAGAGGACACAATTTTGATGGATATGGATATCCAGGAAGCAGAGTTTATAAAAATCTTGTATTTGACCAAGGACCAAAACAAGAACCTAGATATGCTGAATGGCTTAAAGAAAATGGATTTGAAATTCCTGAAGTAAGCAATAGTTATTTTGGAGAAAATCCTCACTTAAGAGTACAGGAACTTTGTGGGCTTCTTAGTGGAACAAGAGAAGCAACTCTTCCTTTCTTTGTAGTATCAGAAGCTAAAAAAGCTGTTATTGAAGCAAAAAAAGAAAATAAACCTTTCTTTATATGGATGAATTTCTGGGGACCTCATACACCATGTGTTATACCAGAACCATACTATTCAATGTATAAGCCAGAAGATGTTAATCTAGATGAAAGTTTTTACAATCCAATGAATGGAAAACCTCTTCATTATAAAGATATAGCAAAAATGTGGGGAGTTTGGGAAGCTCCTGAAGAAAGATGGAAAGAAATAATATGCAAATTCTGGGGATATATTACTCTTATTGATGATGCAATAGGTGAATTTGTAAAATTCCTAAAAGAAGAGGGATTATATGAAAGTCTGTTTATGGCAGTTACTGCTGACCATGGAGATGCAATGGGAGCTCACAGATTAATAGAAAAAGGGGAATTTATGTTTGATACAACTTATAGAATTCCTATGATAGTAAAAGATCCTAAATCATCAAGAAAAGGTGAAGAAGATGACAGCTTCGTATATCTTCATGACTTAACATCTACATGTTATGATGTTGCAGGAAAAGAAATTCCTGAATTTTTTGATGGAGAATCAATGCTTCCTATATTAAGAAAAAATAAAAGAAATGATAGAAAAGGAATTTTAGGACAGCTTGCAGGACATTTTGTATCTTTTGAGCAAAGAATGTGGAGAAGAGATGATTATAAAATTGTATTCAATGCAACAGATGTTGGAGAACTTTATGATGTAAAAAATGATAAAGGAGAAATAAACAATCTTTTCTATAATCCTGAATATGCAGATATAAAGAAAGAAATGCTTGAAGAGCTTTACAATGAAATGGTAAAAATAAAGGATCCACTTGCAAACTGGCTTTATAGAATAATAAATGAAATATAA
- a CDS encoding solute:sodium symporter family transporter, whose protein sequence is MTFITFVLITALIAFISWLKTKGEDNSAKGYFLAGRGLSATVIGFSMVLTSLSTEQLVGVNASSYISNFSIIAWTVQSVIPLCVLALFLLPRYLKGGFTTIPEFFEERYDRQTRQIMSLLFLVAYTFVMIPGALYSGAIAFTQIFDVTGMFGVSFNTALWGVVWLIGIIGGIYAIFGGLKAVAVSDTLNGFALIIGGAMIPFFALKYLGQGSMAKGVEVITTTHIEKLTAWGAAADPVPWTTIFTGILIVNFFYWTTNQAIIQRSLAAKSLAEGQKGILYAGVFLLFLPVLLNVPGLISFHIFGDGLKNIDLAYPTLVSKVLPKPLLGFFTACLFGAILSTFNSFINSAATLFCYDIYRPIFKKDISDEDLIKVAKIAGTVIAIVSMIIAPLLQYGTGGLFLLLKRFAGFFNIPIVALVAVGFLNKTVSGKAARITVLLHVILYFSLVWIFKVKVNFVHVMGSLFVFDIIVMFILGSVFKREKEYVPSAKNKSNVDLTDWKYVREFSALLVLGLCYLYAILSPLGLAGGNGLGKITIVFAILTAVILVVLNMTKKKGEAVKLETAEVE, encoded by the coding sequence ATGACATTTATTACATTTGTATTAATAACAGCTTTAATAGCTTTCATTTCATGGCTTAAAACTAAAGGAGAGGATAACAGTGCTAAAGGATACTTCCTTGCAGGAAGAGGTCTTAGTGCTACAGTAATAGGATTTTCAATGGTACTTACAAGTCTTTCAACAGAACAGCTTGTAGGAGTAAATGCTTCTTCATACATAAGTAACTTTTCAATAATAGCTTGGACAGTTCAGTCAGTTATACCTTTATGTGTGCTTGCATTATTCCTTCTTCCAAGATATTTAAAAGGAGGATTTACAACAATTCCTGAGTTCTTTGAAGAAAGATATGACAGACAAACTAGACAAATTATGTCTTTGCTTTTCTTAGTAGCTTATACATTTGTAATGATTCCTGGTGCATTATATTCGGGAGCGATAGCATTCACTCAGATATTTGATGTTACAGGAATGTTTGGTGTAAGTTTTAATACAGCACTTTGGGGAGTTGTATGGCTTATAGGTATTATTGGAGGAATATATGCAATATTTGGTGGATTAAAAGCAGTTGCTGTATCTGATACATTAAATGGTTTTGCTCTTATAATAGGTGGAGCGATGATACCATTCTTTGCTCTTAAATATTTAGGACAAGGAAGTATGGCAAAGGGTGTTGAAGTAATAACAACAACTCATATTGAAAAATTAACAGCTTGGGGAGCAGCTGCAGATCCTGTGCCTTGGACAACAATATTTACAGGAATTTTAATAGTTAACTTCTTCTATTGGACAACAAACCAAGCAATTATTCAAAGATCTCTTGCAGCTAAGAGTCTTGCTGAAGGACAAAAAGGAATTTTATATGCTGGTGTGTTTTTATTATTCCTTCCAGTATTATTAAATGTTCCTGGACTGATTTCATTCCACATTTTTGGAGATGGATTAAAAAATATAGACCTTGCATATCCAACTCTTGTATCAAAAGTACTTCCTAAACCATTATTAGGGTTCTTTACAGCTTGCTTATTTGGAGCAATTTTAAGTACATTTAACTCATTTATAAATAGTGCTGCAACTTTATTCTGCTATGATATCTACAGACCAATATTTAAAAAAGATATTTCTGATGAAGATTTAATAAAAGTAGCTAAAATAGCAGGAACAGTAATTGCAATAGTTTCTATGATAATAGCTCCATTATTACAATACGGAACAGGTGGATTATTCCTTCTTCTTAAGAGATTTGCAGGATTTTTCAATATTCCTATAGTTGCTCTTGTTGCAGTTGGATTTTTAAACAAAACAGTTTCAGGGAAAGCTGCAAGAATTACAGTTCTTCTTCATGTAATATTATATTTCTCTTTAGTATGGATATTCAAAGTAAAAGTAAACTTTGTTCATGTAATGGGAAGCCTATTTGTATTTGACATAATAGTAATGTTTATACTTGGAAGTGTATTTAAAAGAGAAAAAGAATATGTTCCATCTGCAAAAAATAAATCAAATGTAGATTTAACAGATTGGAAATATGTAAGAGAATTTTCAGCATTACTTGTTTTAGGTTTATGTTATCTATATGCTATTCTTTCTCCATTAGGTCTTGCAGGAGGAAATGGTTTAGGTAAAATAACAATAGTCTTTGCAATATTAACAGCAGTAATTTTAGTTGTTTTAAATATGACAAAGAAAAAAGGAGAAGCAGTAAAATTAGAAACTGCAGAAGTTGAGTAA
- a CDS encoding GntR family transcriptional regulator — MFEINKQSDVPLYQQLIHEVKKYVDARVLKENDKLPSESEICREYNLSRTIVRMAMNALEKEGYIYKLRGKGSYVSSPKIYQDRSGFSKFYDDMRSLGKVPVSKILYVKVKEPNEHVRAKMNLAEGDLVVKLVWIRYGNQEPLIYETIYFNYSMVQGIENMDLTTKKLYDILADEFGIKAIQGKELFYPCKIGGSEAKHLMLDEGELGMKVERTVYHGNKILEYTQSTVRGDRFVYMTSFAGSLKK; from the coding sequence ATGTTTGAGATTAACAAACAAAGTGATGTACCTTTATACCAACAACTGATACACGAAGTAAAGAAATATGTAGATGCAAGAGTTCTAAAAGAAAATGACAAACTGCCTTCTGAAAGCGAAATATGCAGAGAATACAATCTTAGCAGAACAATTGTAAGAATGGCAATGAATGCTTTAGAAAAAGAAGGTTATATTTATAAACTAAGAGGGAAAGGGAGTTATGTTTCATCTCCTAAAATTTACCAGGATCGTTCAGGATTCAGTAAATTCTATGATGATATGAGAAGCCTTGGAAAAGTACCTGTCTCAAAAATATTATATGTAAAAGTAAAAGAACCTAATGAACATGTAAGAGCAAAAATGAATCTTGCAGAGGGGGATTTGGTTGTTAAACTTGTATGGATAAGATATGGGAATCAGGAGCCTCTTATTTATGAAACTATATATTTCAATTATTCAATGGTACAAGGTATTGAGAATATGGATCTCACAACAAAAAAATTATATGACATACTTGCAGATGAATTTGGAATAAAAGCAATTCAAGGAAAGGAATTATTTTATCCATGTAAAATAGGAGGTTCTGAAGCTAAACATCTTATGCTTGATGAAGGTGAGCTGGGAATGAAAGTTGAAAGAACAGTTTATCATGGAAATAAAATATTAGAGTATACGCAATCAACAGTCAGAGGAGATAGATTTGTTTACATGACAAGCTTTGCAGGATCTCTGAAAAAATAA